A genomic window from Candidatus Woesearchaeota archaeon includes:
- a CDS encoding class I SAM-dependent methyltransferase yields MSLTTNFGAVAQIYDDARPHYSDSLIDYVASFCQGKSVLDMGCGTGIATRQLAERAVHVVGCDGDPRMIAVARSYEQPAINYVVGLADNLLFADHEFDVVTAFSAFHWFTDRASIDGIKRVLKKDGLFIVTHGVKDHIESDYFKKYAEEVITNRLSKKEKLDVGETFRASGLEIITKEEFQYELQYSVDKYLLYMQSRSYWNDVAEDQRQMVLDHVRGRFNERYPDDKVPVPRHYSVVVGKSR; encoded by the coding sequence ATGAGTCTCACAACAAACTTTGGTGCAGTTGCGCAGATATATGATGACGCAAGACCGCACTACTCAGACTCCCTTATTGATTATGTCGCTTCTTTTTGTCAGGGAAAAAGTGTTCTTGATATGGGTTGTGGGACAGGCATTGCGACAAGACAATTAGCAGAAAGAGCTGTTCATGTTGTTGGCTGTGATGGTGATCCAAGAATGATTGCTGTTGCACGCTCTTATGAGCAACCTGCTATTAACTATGTTGTTGGTCTTGCAGATAATCTGCTATTTGCGGATCATGAGTTTGATGTGGTCACTGCGTTTAGCGCATTTCATTGGTTTACTGATAGGGCGTCTATAGATGGTATCAAGCGTGTTCTCAAAAAAGATGGTTTATTTATTGTGACTCATGGTGTTAAGGACCACATAGAGTCTGATTATTTCAAGAAGTATGCAGAAGAAGTAATAACAAATAGATTGTCAAAAAAAGAGAAACTAGATGTTGGCGAAACATTTAGAGCAAGTGGATTAGAAATAATTACCAAAGAAGAATTTCAATATGAGTTGCAATATTCTGTTGATAAGTATCTTTTGTATATGCAGTCGCGAAGTTACTGGAATGATGTTGCTGAGGATCAAAGACAAATGGTGTTAGATCATGTAAGAGGGCGCTTTAACGAAAGATATCCAGATGACAAAGTCCCTGTTCCAAGGCATTATAGTGTTGTTGTTGGAAAATCACGCTAA